A region of the Anolis carolinensis isolate JA03-04 chromosome 1, rAnoCar3.1.pri, whole genome shotgun sequence genome:
aacaacacatatgcaTAGACTAtacattatgtatatgtatatagagtAATACTCTTGAAGCCACGCATAAAGACATTAAAGGCAACAgaccctgtctgatcttggacacTAAGCAAGGTCAGCTTTAGTTAGTATTTGGATGTGAGATCACCAAAAATACTAGGTATTGTGGGgtatatttcataggaaggaactgGAAGAACCAGCTCTGAACCTTCTTTGCTTAAGAAAGCCctttaaaattcatggggttgccaagtCTAAAAGAGACTTGAAGGCAGATTTATGCACACAATCCTTTTTGGAGTTTTGTATACATTCAACAacccattatttattattaggttATAGCTCTAATCAAATGTTTAATAGTAAGTGGTAGAATCCAACTAATTAAAACCAACTAAGTTTCCAATTAAGTTTAATATTGGCAATAAAAGAAGCAatgtaaatgattttttaaactaaTAAACTTAAGTTGGAATGTCTGCATAAACCATTATTTAATGTATTACAAGTTTaagaaattcagaaatgacttaaactAGAGGTAGTGTGAAAATCCAATGATTTTTAGTTTATTTAGCTGATTAAAGCCTGAATTTTTGCAAAACAAggtctttctttttgttgtcgaaggctttaatggccggaatcattgggttgttgtgtgttttccgggctgtatggccatgttccagaagcattctctcctgacatatcgcccacatctatggcaggcatcctcggagatagtgagatatacctcacaacctccgaggatgcctaccatagatgtgagcgacacgtcaggagagaatgcttctggatcatggccatacagcccggaaaacacacaacaacccagtctttCTTTTTGTTAGCAAGGAAGAACGGTTTTTGGTGGAACCAGTgagaaagatattttaaaagttcaTAGAGGAATTTTCCTCTCTCCAAAGCTCAGAATAAGTTAGTATGGAAGATTAACATCATGCATGGGAATTTTTGTCACTTCATTGTCATACAAGTTGTAGCATAATGATATAATAAATGCAAACATCCATCTAAAATTAACTGTTTAAAATTTACTTCTTTTGAAACAAACAGAATTGACTCAGTTTTGTTTTGGTTAATTTTGGTTTATTAGCACTCAGAGTAATGTAAAAATTCCAATTATCATGTCCATCTCTGCTCATAGTCAATGAATATAGTTTAAATCTACACCATTCATACCGAGTAGAAGCTGAAGCTCTGCCAGATATTGCTTGGCAACATTGAACTCTTCCTAACTCCTAaacgggagcccccagtggtgcagcagattaaaccaatgAGGTGTTGAatgtgctgaccgaaaggttggtggttcgaattcggggagtggggtgagctcccactgataaccccagcttctgctgacctagcagttcaaaaacatgcaaatttgagtagatgaataccctgtttccccaaaaataagacatccccaaaaaataagacctagcagaagttttgctgaattgctaaatataaggcctcccctgaaagtaagacctagcaaagtatttgtttggaagcatgcccagcgcctgccaaacagaacaccagagtatgcaatattggtaaatgtatataccagttgtacatggaaataatggtagtaacaagaaattcttgataggattcacagtttgtctggttatgctgatttgtgatgacaactactgtacagtatatacagttcattttttttttgttaaacaataaatgtgaattcttcttcatggaaaaataagacatcccctgaaaataagacctagcacatctttgggagcaaaaattaatataagacactgtcttattttcggggaaacacggtaggtaacgtttcagtgggaaggtaacggcgctccatgcagtcatgccagccacatgaccttggaggcgtctacagacaacgctggcttttcggcttagaaatggagatgagcaccaaccccccagagtcagacacgactggacttaatgtcagggaaaatcctttacctttacctttatgactCCTAAACAATAGTTAGTCTTGGTAGCAATGCAGTTCCTGATAGGAATGGACAGGGCTGGCCAATATACTGAAGAGCCCTAATTATCTAAATATAATCTGtattattttctccttttctcaCACAAATACGCCCCATCAAATACAGAGTTTCTATAAACATTTGACAAGAAGCAATGAACAGATTTCACAGAACATTTTGACATCAGATGTCAATGAGAGGCACCGAAAATTTTCTAGAAAAATGTTGACGAACCTTAGTTAGAAAGAGAATGTCATGAGTGGAAGGGGAGAAGCACAACACCTTTAACTAAGTTTTAATAATTCATTGCAGGTTGAAACTCCTCATTGGATATGTGGAATCCTAACCAAGGTAAATGTTACTATTGTGACATAATTTATCCTCATCTCCTTCTAGTGAGTCCATTGCCTGAAACTGTGGCCTTCACACAACCATATCTGAGCAACATCACAAGAAAAGTGATATACAGTGCTGATAGTGCCCACTTTCAGGATGCATCTGTTCTatagtgaatgcagtttgatgccactttaactgactTGGCTTAATTGTATAGTTTGTaagtctttgtaaaactacatctcccatgattccattctgCACTGCAGTTCCACCCTCAACGAGCCAAAATGTTGCTACGCTTATTCATAAGCACATGCAGCAAATTAATTGAATTTACTGTTGGATGCCAGGTCTCAGCTTATAGGCTATTAGATTTGATTCGCTTGCTCCACTATAATCTAAACTAACAATCACATTAAGAACGATTGGGGGGGGGTCTTTCTGGTTCTGCATAAAAATAACTAAGTTATTTTCATAAATGtagcttatatttatttataccaaaAATTATTTACATTCGAAAGGGATCTCAGTTACATATTGTGATTTGCGTAATTGTGCTTTATTGACTTTATTATAATTTATCTTATGATTGATTGTTTATATTGTCCATTTCATGTTGTTAGCTGCCCTGGATCCCCATGGGGAGAGGGGTCAGGAAACAAAGttttgattgactgattgatGTATTGGATCACAGGTGGAGAAAAATTAACTTTTCAGTAACAAAGTATCAGACTTTTAGCAATTGAAAGGGTGCTTCTATTGGCCatttaattttcaaaaaacaGGTGAATAATTCAAAAGAATATGCATATCCCTGAATATCAAATAACTTttcaaaatataaacattaaagaaTCATTAGCATTAATACATCTGTTACAATATGTTGGTTTagatgtttggattttttttaaaaaatgtaaccaaAAAGGGGCGTTTCAACTTCTTTGGAAGGTAAAAATGACTTCTAagttattttcatatttttagaCTTACAGGGTTGTAGTCTCACTAAACTGTTGAGGAGACAAATCTAATAATCCCCTGGTCCAAGTGTTTCCATGTTCactgttgtgagtgttgtggaaGCAATTACAAATGGATGGGATTTCTCTACTTGAAATATCCTGTAATAGTGGAGACAATTATAAGCATTGATTTATTTTTGGTAATTCAATGTCTGTTACATTGTAAAATCCTTAAGTGTAACTTAACCAAACCTCAAAGAGTGGGGTGGTTTGGAGCAATAACAGTAACACAGAACATTTATGAATTTAATATTCCAAGGTCTAGTTAAGACTTAAGAATGTCTGGATCCAGTATCTCATAGATAgcaaatgcaaaattctacatttaggccATGAAAACCAAATGCACACTTAAAGCATTGGACGCATTTAACACAGAAACAATACATGTGGAAAGGACCATGGGATAATTTTGATCACTGTAACCCAGCAGTTTGATGTGGCAGCAAAGAAAGgaaatgctttcttagcctgcaTTAGTAGAACTATATTTTgcaacaaaaggaagaaatagctGCTCACTGTATTCTGTGCTAGTCACCTGGAGTATTGCTTTCTGTTCTGAATGCTTTGTattaagaaggatatagacaagttggagtAGGTTCAGGGGAAAGTAACAAAAATGATAACAGTTATGGGAAACAAAGCATATGAGGAAAAGTtaaaggagctgggcatgttcagcttggtgaaaaGAGGacaaaattgcactgaatatatAAAGGGctgtcacagggaggaggggacAGGCCTGTTTCCTTCTGCCCCAGAGGGTAAGGCCAAGTCTAATAGATTAAGTTACAGGAGAGTACATTTCTATTCATAGTAGGAGCTGATTGTCAAAAGAACAGGAGCTTccggtggcgcaatgtgttaaacccttgtgctggcaggactgctgaccgacaggtcagcggttcgaatccagggagagtgggtgagctcactctgtcagctccagctccccatgcggggatgtGAGAGAGGCAttcccaaaggatggtaaaacatctaacaTCTGGGCATACCATGGGCAACATCCTTCAGACGGCCAATgctctcacacaagaagtgacttgcagtttctcaagttgctcctgacacgaaaaaaacaaaaactagaaTCAATTATCTAGAGAGTTGGTAAGGTCTCTTTCTCTTGATATCTTCAAAAAGAGGGTGGCCGCTACCTGCTGGGAAGCTCTAGTCAGATTTCAGGCATTGATGGAGGGGGGATATGAATGGCCTATGGGAccacttccagctctatgatgctatgaccccccccccccccccaaaatctggAGAATGCAGTAACTAAACAAGGTCTTGGATGTCTTTGTGTCCTGTTAGGAATGCCAGCTCAGCAGCCTTGCGCACCTGGTCCATACCCTGGGCCAGGCATGCAGCCTGGCCAGCAACCCCCACCCACTGGATACCCTGGCCCATATGGGCCCCCTTCTCAAGGATCGCATCACCATGGGCATCACCCTCCTCCACCTGGTCCATCAGGAGGACCTGGATGCCCTCCAACTCAGCCACCAGGCTGCCACCCCCCTGGAAGTCCTCATGGGCATCACAAGAAGCACAAGCATCACAAGGAACATAAGCATCACAAGGAACACAAGCATGGCCACGGCCATGGCCACAGCCACGGCCATCATGGCAAAAAGGTGAGTGGCATATTGGTTATCTTAAAAACAGATCAATCCCCTGCTGGGCTGCTGATCAAAGATGTTGAGGTGTCAAGACACTTGGGGGAAGTGGATTTTGATTTTTCCACATATTACCTCTTTCTTGAAAGATTTCCTTGGAAATGAGACTTTGGGTTACTTTatgctggccacacaacctgAAGTGACTCAGAAGTTGTTCCTGGCTATTTGCATGATGCTCAGGGTCCTTTACCATTCAGTGCAAGGAAAACAGAATGAATTAGGCCCAAGCCTCCCTCGTCACTGCTGTTGGATGGCTTCAGAGCTCCTGGAGAGTTCCTGACCATCATGCGTGCCCTGTGCTGACATTAGCAAAAGCCCCCTTGCACCCAGGGAGCAGGGGAGATTGCttgcacctctgctgatgtcagtgaAGAGCTCCTGCAGTTCCTAGGAGCTCTATTGGAGACCTGTGGCCATCTCACACTGGCAATAGCAACAAGGAAGGTACGGTGACAGTCTAACCAGGCTTAATTGGTTTTGGGTGGCTGAGCTATGTAGGGTCCACCATGCTACAGTGGTGGCTTGGGCTGTTATAGCCAAGCCCTAAGAAAGATGCAGAAAAGAAATTGGGAGAGTGGGTTGAAAAGACAAAAGCTAAATAATGGGATCGTGGTGGTAGAATATAACAGAAATCCAGAAACAAGTGGAATTGCCAGTATTTTTAAGATGCTTTCATCCATTTTCTCTTTTCAGCATGGAAGCAGCTCCAGCAGTAGCAGCTCCGATTCAGATTGAAGATGTCCTTTTCTGCGCTCAAGTGGAGCCCAGCTTTCAAGCCCTTTCCAGCACTTCTGGCTACAATTAAAATTACTTTAGAGTCCTTGTCCACTTTTTCTTCATTTGCACTATTAATCTTACTGTGTCATTTTTATCTTCAATTTTTAGATGTTTTAGtagtatatgtttttaaaaagccacatcaCCATAATATTAATCTTTGTTGATTATGATGTCTTATATATTTCAGTCCTGAAATATAGTAACATTGTTACCACTTTGAAGATTTGGTATTTATTTTCCATTAGCCGTTAAATATACCCCTTCAATaggggaggctccttctttggaggcttttaaacagaggctgaatgttcatctgttgggggtgctttgaatgcggttttcctgcttcttggcagggggttggactggatggcccacgaggtctcttccaactctaggattctaatatTCATGTAATTTAGAAGTCCACTTTGGCAAAAATTTTAGGCCTCTTCAATTATATATAACAAAATCTGCATTTCATAGGAGCAGAATGTGTTTAGGATTTGACTACATGAGACTGCTATTCTACAGCAATTACACAATCACCGATAGCAACTATATACCAGCATGAGCATCATCGTTATTGCATGTCTTTTCATTTGTGCCATTGTGCTAATTTGCCAATTCGTGGTCCTGCATTCTTATATTCTGCtgctatgtattttttttaaaaaaatacattcttgTACACAATTTCACAATTCTAAATAAGgtgaataattttaaaaaatctggcttGAGAATGGAGTGGAGGAGAGTAGGAGAAGCCTacttaaggacttcatcagatggttgGTGGCAGGTGGCGGCAGCAGCACTGTCCTTAATGGCAAGCCATGGAGGCCATTACTTTGCCTCGTGTTGCCCTGATCTGCATCGCGAGCTGGCCGGCGATCATGTAGACACAGGGAGATGCAGCTTCCCCCCATGGAGCTCCAGGCCTGGCCGGCTGGCGATATAAAATGAGGCAATATGAGGCGACGTGATGACCTCCATGGCTCACCATTAAGGATAACGCTGTTGCTGGCTACTGCCAGCCATCTGTTGAGGTAGCGTATGTATGTTGGCACAAAATTGGAACAGTCCCATTGCACCTGTGCTAGGTACGTAGCACAATTGGCAGCtattcatagattttgccattcaATAGTGGAGGATGGGTTAACTGTGGTGAGGAGGCACACTGGCAATGGGATGCACACAGCATCATGTGATAGGCTTTGCTGATTTGCCTCCCTTTTGGGACAAAGTCCTACCTTACAAACAGAAAGAAGTAGGTCATTGTGATTTTAGCACAATAATAGACCCAATATATAACTGCAAAATAAGAAATGACACCATGTTTAAGGTAGTGTGAAAACTTTTATTTACCATGAGTGCAATTTTGGCTCAAGTAAGGATGTTATTCCAGAAACAGTAATCCAGAGAATACACTGAAATTGTAGTTTGGTTGCAATTAATCTAAATGGCTTCTTGCATTGCCGTGGGTTTGACATTGCACAGTCTTGCCTTAGAGAAGGAGGCATGCTCTGTATTCAATACAAGAGAAAGTTGGTTAATAGCAAATAAAAAGAAGGCACAATATTTTCTATGGCAAGGTTGGATACATGGGGAAAACCACTGTAGAATAGGAAAAGCCCAGAAGAAAAAGGTCTGCATGTAGCATAGTCAAGAGAGTTCTGCATTGACTGATAAGGGAAAGGCAAAGAAGAATCCAAGGCAAGGCAACAAGGTGTCCTTTCATACCAGTGTCTCCTTTTTTCTGAATGGGGACTTTTGTAAGCCATAAATCAGATGGCACTGTGGCATGGCATCCTGTATTATGGCAAGGGGAATCAGGAAGCGACCCAACTTGGCCCCTATTACCAGTTAAAAATGGTTGCATTGGAAGGAAGCAATATCATATCGTACCTGCATGCCACAAGCCTCCTTTTCCTACCTTTTGGCATCTAGTGGCATGTATTCAAACTTGGATCACGTAAGAAGCTATTTGTTGCTTCAATTTGGAAGCAACTATATGAAAAACAAGGCAGGAAGACCAATCATTTATTTGTTAATACGATGTGTCAAAGCCCAGGACTTCCTCCTCCCACCAAAATCTTCCTGTTCAGTGTTTTCAGCTGTGAAAAAGTGGAGGGCCAACACAGCTACTTGCAGAATATGGGCTGTGTATTCTTGAAAAGGAAGCAAGAAATTGAAGGTAGAAATAAAATTAGCCCTCACTATAAAAAAAAAGTCTTGGCAATAGATGACTGGGAAATGGAAGGGGTCTATTTGTTGTGAACCCCTCGAGCAGTGAGAAATGACTGGTCGTTGTGCTCAGCGTGAGTGCTTTGTTGTTCCTCTAGCACCTACAGGATTACagtacatatttttaaagaatgtgcTTTGAAATGACAAATTACACTGTGTATCCCTGGATCCTTACTCCATTTTGGTTTTCAATTAGCACCATTAACATGAATTTGACACAAGATTTAAAATAAGCCTATGAGAGTTTGGCTATAAAAATAAATCCCTTGCAGATCTGTGGCAGCTGCCCTCAGGCAACCGGCATTAGCTTTAAAAACCCCATACAATTATTTAAGGCCATTATTATCTTTGGTGTCTTCCCTGCCACTAACTTTAGTACAAACTATCTTTGGTACTTCCCTAAAGCTAACAGATCCACCTAATGAATCTGTCAAAGAAACCAGGCTCAGAGAGGCTGGCGTAGTCTTTCTCCCGGAAAATGGCCGTCTGGTCTCCCAGGCTAATCTTATGTAGGACATCCATGTCCACATCACTGCCTAAGGCTACTACGGTGGGCATAACGTTCTGCTTCTTCATGGAGTCGATCGCCTCATCCAAGTTCTTGTTGCCTGTAATGCCATCTGTGATGAAGACAAATGAAAGCTCAGCATTGCGCCGGGCAGCCCTCTGCCTGTCCCGTGGGTTGATGACAAGGTTGTTGACAGCGTAGATGATGGCAGACCCCAGGTTGGAAGAAGAGTCCAAGTATTTGATCTGAGCTAAGGCATCTGAGATTTCAGTGATGTTGTATGTCAGCGGGAAAGCGACCACATGCTCATTTTCACTTCCATACTGCAGGAGAGCAATACGTGCATTCATGTTGTCGCTGTTACTTCTGGCCAGGGTGAGGTGTCGGGCAACATCTTCTACGAAATGATGGGCTTTGTGGAAGTTCAGTCCACCAATTCTCTCAGAGCCATCCAGGAGGAAGACAACATCAACAGGGCGCTGTGTGCACTGGGCAACAGCCAGCTCTGGAAGCAGAAAAGAAAACAGGCCATCAACACTCTCAGGTGTGATAGGAGATATGTATGTATTTTGGGAGGGGTGTAAGGCCGGAAGACCTGTCAGGGTGATCCAGGTTTTTCTTCATCTCTTGCTCTCAATTTACTCCAGAGAAATAATGTAAAATTAACATAGTCAGCAAACATGTTTCTAAAACCTAAATACTAGGCACAGAAGATTAAGATTGTTGTCAATATTACAGTACACAGGAAAAGAAGCTCTGAGTCACAATTTCTGTAAAGTTCACTTTCTCCCTCCACATCAAGTGTTAAGGGAAAAAAATGCAGTAATAGCAATGGGGATGCTTTTGTTAATACAAACTttgacatttttatatagattgtGAATGGGATTGGAAGGCtttgtaatgttttttttaaaaaaacacaaattgtGGTAATACATGTCATAGGTTGCGAGGAGATCAATACAGAGCCACTCAATTCATTTAGTTCAAGTTCACCCAATTCATTTATTTCTCTTCACTCAGTGGCAACTAGTGTTTTGCATTTGAAGGTCTGTAGAAAGCAAGGTTGCAATCTGAGGTTGTTGGAATATGTGCCATGATATTATGAGTAGAAGAAAAGTTGATTGAAATCCTGCATGGGAGAAGTCCCTGCAGTGACGCAGTGTAACCCGTTTCCCGATTCAATCTTGTGACCCATTTCCTGATTCAATCTTTGAAAACTCACCTTACCAACAAAAAGCCTTCTATGATACTTGTGAACAGACTGCTAAAAGATTACCCATCTAATCTCCTCCTGCCAGTAAGTTGTGGAGCTGTGTCCTAACTGTGTGTTGAACTGTGCCCCACGGGTGGAAATGTCTGGATGGTGTCACTCCACAACACCCTGCTTGCCAGCATTGCAGAACTCCAGCGGGTGAGGCTGCCTAACTTTTAAGGTGGGTTTTAGAGGCATTTGTGACCACGGCAATGGTGCTATCTTAGAGAATCACAAATATTGAACAGGATATCAGTAATTAAAGAAAGAAGGCTGGGCCTAAGCTGTACAATAATTCAGTTATGGCCTTGCCCTGCACTTCAGACATGACAATACATTAAAGAAAGAAAGGTCTACAGCTAGAAAGCATGGAGCGATATAGAGATGTCATTTAAAAGTTCTATAACATCATGTCAATCATTGTAGAAATAAGTGcctcagaaaaggaggaaagtTTCAACATGGGCATCCATTGATTGCAAGGCTGGCCAACTGTGATGTGAGTGCAAAGTAGAAGCCAGGAGAGATCTGAGCACAACATTTTTAAATAGGAGACCCATAAAATTCAGGCATCTTATGAAAAGAACAGAAACATAAATGGGACAATGCATAATTCATAAATTGGCTAGATTTTATACCTTACTCCTTGATCCTATTGGTTTGACCCCTTCATCTGATAAAGTCCCAGGATCCTGATTCTGTTAAAACTTGACCCCTCTCCCCACTTTGCCCCTTGTCCCCTACTCTACCATTTTCTGCCCATCTGATTTCTGGCTGTCCTTTTTAAACAGGATCTTGTTTGTCATGGATCATGACTGTCACCTCTGGTTCCTGAAAAGCTCTGGAGTTAGACATTAGACTCTTGATGGACTTTGGGGacatagggcagaatacaaataaagtgctCATTATTTATTACTGTGCCACTAATCGGGCCTGTATGCTAATTAATAGTTGCAGAGTT
Encoded here:
- the LOC103279440 gene encoding uncharacterized protein LOC103279440 isoform X2; the protein is MGPLLKDRITMGITLLHLVHQEDLDALQLSHQAATPLEVLMGITRSTSITRNISITRNTSMATAMATATAIMAKSMEAAPAVAAPIQIEDVLFCAQVEPSFQALSSTSGYN
- the LOC103279440 gene encoding nematocyst expressed protein 4 isoform X1 codes for the protein MWNPNQGMPAQQPCAPGPYPGPGMQPGQQPPPTGYPGPYGPPSQGSHHHGHHPPPPGPSGGPGCPPTQPPGCHPPGSPHGHHKKHKHHKEHKHHKEHKHGHGHGHSHGHHGKKHGSSSSSSSSDSD